The following are from one region of the Chanos chanos chromosome 10, fChaCha1.1, whole genome shotgun sequence genome:
- the insig2 gene encoding insulin-induced gene 2 protein, whose translation MVDSSVDSSQSIRRSSPRGPYIAIVTDRTANLLIRGAMLFSVGVFLALVLNLLQIQRNVTLFPPDVISSVFSSAWWVPPCCGTASALIGLLYPCVDSRLGEPHQLKREWSSVMRCVAVFVGINHASAKVDFANNVQLSLTLAALSIGLWWTFDRSRSGFGLGVGIALLATLATQLLVYNGVFQYTSPDFLYIRSWLPCIFFAGVITMGNIGRQLAMYESKVIQEKMHQD comes from the exons ATGGTGGACTCTTCAGTGGACAGCAGTCAGAGCATTCGGCGCTCCTCCCCACGCGGTCCCTACATCGCCATCGTCACAGACCGGACCGCCAACCTCCTGATCCGGGGAGCCATGCTCTTCTCTGTGGGCGTGTTCTTAGCGCTGGTGCTGAACCTGCTCCAGATCCAGAGAAATGTCACCCTGTTTCCTCCTGATGTGATCAGCAGCGTATTCTCCTCAGCCTGGTGGGTGCCACCCTGCTGTGGCACTGCCTCAG CTCTGATAGGTTTGCTGTACCCCTGTGTCGACAGTCGTCTGGGGGAGCCTCACCAGCTCAAGAGAGAATGGTCCAGTGTGATGcgatgtgtggctgtgtttgtgggCATAAATCATGCCAGCGCT AAAGTGGACTTTGCCAATAATGTCCAGCTGTCTCTAACCCTGGCAGCTCTCTCCATTGGGCTGTGGTGGACGTTTGACCGCTCACGCAGCGGCTTTGGCCTGGGCGTGGGCATCGCTTTGCTTGCTACGCTGGCCACTCAGCTGCTTGTCTATAACGGCGTGTTTCA gtaCACGTCCCCAGACTTTCTGTACATCCGTTCCTGGCTACCTTGCATATTCTTTGCAGGTGTGATCACAATGGGAAATATAGGCAGGCAGCTAGCCATG TATGAAAGTAAAGTTATTCAAGAGAAGATGCATCAGGACTGA
- the ccdc93 gene encoding coiled-coil domain-containing protein 93: MAATSVFQRVRTGSKIGAQYDQDGNPIQVETREDEEQSVKLAEILELLLAAGYFRARIKGLSPFDKVVGGMTWCITTCNFDIDVNLLFQENSTIGQKIALTEKIVSVLPKMKCPHRLEPHQIQGLDFIHIFPVVQWLVKRAIETREEMGDYVRAYSIAQFQKTHSLAEDEEFVQRKDKAVKTVVDVSDVYKPQRKYRRQQDAGPLMEEESRVHSTLLEYGRRYGFSKQSKQDKTEEKKLLLAQGAQSPPPGMAEVTSEEDLQAAEELRIKTLMTGMAAMATEEGRLTASTVGQIVGLQSEEIKQIAFEYAEKAERSAEDRPERFGPVQQHRRMVASLNKQIQQRTKELEEMQAKHSEVKAACEEAKAKLVEATELTERLEKELSALEDVEAQADSGLLEKLRALVAMNENLKQQEQEFRAHCREEMTRLQQSIEDLKMESGEDADDQKERRQLIERQYTTDREKLQKIRLLMARRNREIAILQRKIDEVPSRAELTQYQKRFIELYSQVSATHKETKQFFTLYNTLDDKKVYLEKEVNLLNSIHDNFQQAMASSGAKEQFLRQMEQIVEGIKQNRIKMEKKKQENKMRRDQLNDEYLELLDKQRLYFKTVKEFKEECRKNEMLLSKLRAKGAS; encoded by the exons ATGGCGGCCACATCAGTGTTTCAGAGGGTCCGGACAGGGTCCAAAATAGGCGCTCAGTATGACCAGGACGGTAATCCTATTCAG GTTGAGACGCGTGAAGATGAGGAGCAGAGTGTCAAACTCGCTGAAATTCTGGAGCTCCTGCTTGCCGCTGGTTATTTCAGAGCACGGATTAAGGGCCTCTCTCCCTTTGACAAG GTGGTTGGAGGAATGACATGGTGCATCACAACATGTAACTTTGACATAGATGTAAATTTACTCTTCCAGGAGAACTCCACCATTGGCCAGAAAAT AGCCCTGACTGAAAAAATTGTGTCAGTTTTGCCCAAAATGAAGTGCCCTCATCGGTTAGAGCCTCACCAAATACAGGGACTTGATTTCATCCACATCTTTCCTGTTGTGCAA TGGCTGGTAAAGAGAGCCATTGAGACCAGAGAGGAGATGGGAGACTATGTGAGAGCTTATTCCATTGCCCAGTTCCAGAAGACCCACAGTCTTGCTGAG GATGAAGAGTTTGTGCAGAGGAAAGATAAGGCCGTGAAAACAGTGGTGGATGTCTCT GATGTGTATAAGCCCCAAAGGAAGTACAGACGACAGCAGGACGCTGGTCCACTAATGGAGGAGGAGTCCAGGGTCCACTCAACCCTGCTGGAATACGGAAG ACGCTACGGATTCAGTAAACAGTCAAAACAAGACAAG acagaagagaagaagcTCCTATTGGCTCAGGGGGCACAAAGCCCGCCTCCTGGAATGGCAGAGGTGACATCAGAGGAGGATCTTCAGGCTGCAGAAGAG CTGAGAATCAAAACACTAATGACCGGGATGGCTGCAATGGCAACCGAAGAG ggcaGGCTCACGGCGAGCACAGTGGGACAGATTGTTGGACTGCAGTCAGAGGAGATCAAACAGATTGCCTTTGAATATGCTGAAAAG GCGGAGCGGTCAGCGGAGGATCGTCCGGAGCGTTTTGGACCCGTCCAGCAGCACCGTAGGATGGTTGCATCACTCAACAAACAGATCCAACAGAGGACCAAAGAGCTGGAGGAG ATGCAGGCCAAGCACTCGGAGGTGAAAGCAGCATGTGAGGAGGCTAAAGCCAAGTTGGTGGAG GCAACAGAGCTCACAGAGAGGCTGGAGAAAGAGCTGAGTGCACTAGAAGACGTTGAAGCCCAGGCAGACTcagg GCTCCTGGAGAAACTGAGAGCTTTGGTGGCCATGAATGAGAACCTCaaacagcaggagcaggagttTCGTGCACACTGTCGC GAGGAGATGACTCGTCTCCAGCAGAGCATTGAGGACCTGAAGATGGAATCGGGAGAAGATGCTGATGATCAAAAG GAGAGGAGACAGCTGATAGAGAGGCAGTACACCACTGACAGGGAAAAACTGCAGAAGATTCGCCTACTTAtg GCAAGGCGGAACCGTGAGATTGCCATCCTTCAGAGGAAGATCGATGAAGTGCCCAGCCGAGCTGAGCTTACCCAGTATCAGAAACGCTTCATCGAGCTCTACAgccagg TGTCTGCCACTCACAAAGAGACCAAACAGTTCTTCACCCTCTACAACACATTAGACGACAAGAAGGTTTACCTGGAGAAAGAG GTGAATTTGCTGAACTCCATCCACGACAACTTTCAACA GGCCATGGCATCATCAGGAGCAAAAGAGCAGTTCCTGAGACAGATGGAGCAGATAGTGGAGGGaattaaacagaacagaattaag ATGGAGAAgaagaaacaggaaaataaGATGAGGAGAGACCAGCTAAATGATGAATACCTGGAGCTGCTGGACAAGCAGAGGCTCTACTTCAAAACTGTCAAAGAATTCAAAGAG GAGTGTCGGAAGAACGAGATGTTACTGTCTAAGCTTAGAGCCAAGGGGGCGTCCTAA